TCACGGCCGCAAAAGGCAGCTTCGTCGCCGGTTCCTCCGGTGTCGAATACGCACTCATCAATGCCTGGCGCGAACAGGGGCTGATTGGTCCCAGCATCGAGTTCCAGTCTCCGGGCAGGGTCGACCGGCTTGCCGCAGTCTCAGGCAGCGTGTCGCCAACGACCGAGCGGCAGATCCGCACAGCCATCGCCGATGGCTTCGAAGATATCCCGCTCGATCCGCTGGCGCTCGTCGGCACGAATGGGGAGGCCGCACTGGATGCAGCGGTTGCCGCCGGGCTCGTCGCTCTGAAGACAGGCCGCAGCGTCATCCTGCACACCGCGCTTGGCCCTTCGGCCGACCGTGGCGCCGATATCGATCAGCTGCCCGGCGCTCGTCACCGGCTGGGCTGGGCGCTTGGCACCATCCTGCGCCGCCTTGTCGAAATGGAGGGGCTTTCGCGTGCGGTCATCGCCGGTGGAGATACGTCGAGCCACGCGCTGAAAGAATTGCGCGTCGATGCGCTGACGACCCTGCTGCCGTTGCCGCAGACCCCCGGCTCGCCGCTCTGCACCGCCCATGGCGGTTACGCGCCGACAGATGGGCTGCAGATCGCGCTGAAGGGCGGGCAGGTCGGTGCAGACGGCTATTTCGCGCAGATCCGTGATGGAAGGAAGGCCTGATGACCTGTTGGATGGTCAACCGCGTCAAGATGAACAAGACGCTTGCGAGACCGTCGGTTTTCTGAGCGCTACACACATCTATGATGACATAGTGATTGACTCATCATACCAGTTACAATACGAATCCCGCATACAAAGGTGAGGAAACATGACAGCGATTGCCCTCTTTGGCGCCGGCGGAAAAATGGGATACCGGCTGGCCAAGAATCTCAAAGGTTCCCGTTTTGACGTTCGCCATGTCGAAGTCAGCGATGCCGGCAAGGCGCGCCTGAAGAACGATCTCGGCATCGATTGCACCCCGGCCGATGCCGCGCTCGACGGTGCAGACGTCGTGATCCTGGCCGTGCCGGATACCGCGATCGGCAAGGTTGCCGTTGGCATCGTCAACAAGCTGAAGCCGGGCACCATGGTCGTGGCTCTCGACGCCGCCGCGCCCTTTGCAGGCCACCTGCCTGATCGTGCCGACCTCACCTATTTCGTCACCCATCCCTGCCATCCGCCGATCTTCAACGACGAAACGGAGATGCAGGCGAAGAAGGACCATTTCGGCGGCCTGTTTGCCAAGCAGCATATCGTCTCGGCCCTGATGCAGGGTCCGGAAAGTGCCTATAGCCTGGGTGAGGAAATCGCCAAGGTGATCTGGGCGCCGGTCATGCGTTCGCATCGCGTCACCGTCGAGCAGATGGCGATGCTGGAGCCCGGCCTTTCGGAAACCGTCTGCGCCTCGCTGCTCGTCGTCATGCGCCAGGCCATGGACGAATGCATCGCCCGCGGCGTCCCGGCGGAAGCCGCCCGCGACTTCCTGCTCGGCCACATGAACGTACTCGGCGCCGTGATCTTCAAGGAAGTCGACGGCGTTTTCTCGGATGCCTGCAACAAGGCGATCGAGTTCGGCATTCCAGCCCTCATGCGCGACGATTGGAAGAAGGTCTTCGAACCTCAGGAGATCGCCGACAGCATCCGGCGCATCACCTGACATATCAGCGGCAAGGCGCGCCTTGCTGCTCTGCCGGCCCGCGGGGGGACTTTGACGGACCGGTTTTCTTTTTTCGCATGGATTTCAACCGAACCGGGATTGGTTCGGCCATGCGTCAAACCTGGGAGGAGAAACCATGAAACTTACACGTAGACTGACCCTGGCTGCCTTTGCCGGTGCGCTTTCATTTGGCGTGGCCATGCCGGCCTTTTCGGCCGACCTGATCGCCATCATCACGCCGGCTCACGACAACCCGTTCTTCAAGGCGGAAGCTGTCGGCGCCGAAGCCAAGGCCAAGGAACTCGGCTATGAGGCGCTCGTCATGACCCATGACGACGATGCCAACAAGCAGTCGGAAATGATCGATACCGCCATCGGCCGCGGCGCCAAGGCGATCATCCTCGACAATGCCGGCGCCGATGCTTCGGTTGCCGCCGTCAAAAAGGCCAAGGATGCCGGCATCCCCTCCTTCCTTATCGACCGCGAAATCAATGCGACCGGCGTTGCCGTCGCCCAGATCGTTTCCAACAACTATCAGGGCGCCCAGCTCGGCGCGCAGGAATTCGTCAAGCTCATGGGCGAGAAGGGCAATTATGTCGAGCTCGTCGGCAAGGAGTCGGACACCAATGCCGGCATCCGTTCGCAGGGCTATCATGACGTCATCGACGACTATCCGGACCTGAAGTCCGTTGCCAAGCAGTCGGCCAACTGGAGTCAGACGGAAGCCTACGCCAAGATGGAAACTATCCTGCAGGCCAATCCCGACATCAAGGGCGTGATCTCCGGCAACGACACGATGGCCATGGGCGCGATCGCTGCTCTTCAGGCTGCTGGCCGCAAGGACGTGATCGTCGTCGGCTTCGACGGCTCCAACGACGTGCGCGACTCCATCAAATCGGGCGGTATCAAGGCCACCGTGCTGCAGCCGGCCTATGCGCAGGCCCAGATGGCGGTCGAGCAAGCCGACGCCTACATCAAGAACAAGACGGCACCAAAGGAAGAAAAGCAGCTCATGGACTGCGTTCTCATCAATGCCGACAACGCGGGCAAGCTCGAGACTTTTGCTCTGGCAAAGTAAGGCGGACCGACCGCTGCAGGGAGCGCGGGACACTGCGCTCCCTGCAGCCTGTTTCCATTGATTTCGAGGTTTATCGCATGTTGAGGATCAGGGGCGCCCTGATCGCCGCTCTCGTGGCGGCGGCTTTGCCCGGATGCAAGATCATCAAGACACCGACTGCGGAAGAAAAAGCCGCAGCGGCGGCAAAGAACGCTTTCGATCCGAATGCCAAGGTTGAGGCAATGTGGCAGCCGCAGGTCGTTCCCTACTATGAAAAGCGTGCCGGCGAGTTAAAGGACGTTGCAGCGCTTGTCGCTTCGAACCCTGACCAGGCCGGCGAGAAATACGGCAACCCGCACAAGCAGGCGAGTTCGCCCTGGACCTATGCGGTGAAATTCACGGGCAAGGTCGTCGCGGCCGATACGGCGTCGCGTGCGGCAACGCTCGATGTCGATGCCGATGGCGACGGCAAAGCTGACGCAAAAGTGCAGATCGGCCCGGCACTCCGAGGCACGGCGTTGCGCGATACCTTGGATTTCGTCAATTTCAACGAGTTCAAGAACCAGATCGAATGGGCGCAGTTCGGCAAGTCCTTCAATGAGAAGGCCAACAGCGCTTTCCTGTCGGCAATCCCGCGTGATGGGCTGGTCGGCAAGACGGTCACTGTGACCGGCGCCTTCCCGCTGCCGTCGGGCAGCGACGTTCCTCTCGTCACTCCTTCGGCGCTGATGGTGGCACCATGACCATCACCGAGGCCCCGAAGGACGATATCATCCTGCGCCTCGACGACGTGTCGAAGGTCTATTCCGGCATCGTCGCCGTCAAGCACGCCAATCTCGAGCTGCGACGCGGCGCCGTCAACGTGCTCGTCGGCGAGAACGGTGCCGGCAAATCGACGCTGATGAAGATCATCGCCGGCGTCGAGCGGCCGACGCTCGGGAGCATCATCCTGGAGGACGAGACCGTCTCCTTCACGAGCCCCGCCGATGCGCAGGCGCACGGCATCGGCATGATCTTCCAGGAGCTCAACCTTTTCGCCAACATGTCGGTCGCCGAAAACATCTTCGCGACGCGCGAACTGACCCGCGGCATCATCGGCATCGACCATAAGGAACAGGTCCGCAAAGCCAACGAATTCCTTGAGCGACTTGATGCCGGCATCGATGCCGAGACGATGGTCGAGGACCTGCCGATCGGCCAGCAGCAGCTCGTCGAGATCGCCAAGGCAATGTCGCTGAATGCCCGCATCCTGATCATGGACGAGCCGACATCGGCACTGTCTGCGGCTGAGGTCGAGATCCTCTTCAAGGTGATCGGCGAGCTGAAGGCGCAGGGCGTGGCCATCGTCTATATTTCGCACCGCCTCGAAGAGCTGATGCGGATCGGCGACTTCATCACAGTGCTGCGCGACGGGCAGATCACCGGCCAGGCAATGGTCAAGGATATCGATACGCGCTGGATCGTGCGCTCGATGATCGGCTCGGATGCCAAGGATTTCGCCAAATCGGTGAACCATACGGTCGGCAAGGAAATGTTCCGCACCGAAAATATCAGCCTGCCGCGCCCAACCGGCGGGCTTGCGGTCGACAATATCTCACTATCGGTCAAGGCGGGCGAGATCCTCGGCATTTACGGGCTGATGGGCGCCGGACGCAGCGAATTCTTCGAATGCGTCATCGGCCGTCATGCGCACTCGACCGGCAAGATCTTCATCGACGGCGAGGAAGTGCGCGCCCGCGATACGACGCGGCGCATTCGCCGGGGTCTCGCGCTCATTCCCGAGGACCGGCAGCGCGAGGGGCTGGTGCAGGTGCTCTCCATCGCATCCAACCTGACGCTTGCAAGCCTCGCCCGCTTCACCCGCCTCTTCCACATCAGTGCCAAGGCAGAGAAGAACGCCATTGTTGAGGCGATCCGCGATCTTGCCATCAAGGCGCCTAACCCGGACTTCGAGGTAACGTCGATGTCCGGCGGCAACCAGCAGAAAGTAGTCATCGGTAAGGCGCTGATGACCAATCCGAAGGTTCTTTTGATGGACGAGCCAAGTCGCGGCATCGATGTCGGCGCCAAGGCGGACGTGTTCCGTACCATGCGCCGGCTTGCCGCCGATGGTCTCGCCATCCTGTTTTCAACCTCCGACCTCGAAGAGGTCATGGCGCTTTCCGACCGTATCGCGGTGCTCAGCAACGGCCATCTCATCGCTGTCTTCAACCGTGACGACGCGACGGAAGATGCCATTATCGCTGCCTCGGCAAAGGGGCACGAACATCAAGGGAAACTCGCGTCATGACGGCGGCTACTGCATCCACCTCCGCGCCGAAGAGCGCGAACGGCTCCTTCCTCCTGACGCTGATGAAGCTTCGAACCTTCATCGCGCTCTTTGCCGTCATCATCTTCTTCTCGATCTTCGCGCCGAACTTCACCTCGACGGCGAACATGATCCTGATGTCGAAACATGTGGCGCTGAACGCCTTCCTGGCGATGGGCATGACCTTCGTCATCATCACCGGCGGCATCGACCTCTCGGTCGGCTCGATCGTCGGCCTCTGCGGCATGGTTGCCGGTGGCCTGATCCTTTATGGCGTCGAACTGCCGATCGGCTATACTGTCTATTTCAATCTCGTGGAGATCGTGTTGATCACACTTTCGATCGGCCTCATCATCGGCCTGATCAATGGGCTACTGATCACCAAGCTCAACGTTGCGCCTTTCATCGCGACCCTCGGCACGCTCTATGTCGCCCGCGGCCTGGCGCTGCTTTCCTCCGACGGCCAGACCTTCCCCAACCTCGTCGGCCGGCCGGAATATGCCACGACGGGCTTCGATTTCTTCGGCGCCGGTCGCATTCTTGGCCTGCCGGTGTCGATCTGGATCCTGATTTTCCTCGCGCTCGTTGCTGCCTATGTGGCGCGCTCGACACCGATCGGCCGCCATATCTTTGCCGTCGGCGGCAATGAGCGGGCCGCGCGCATGTCGGGCATCCGCGTGGATCTGGTCAAGATCTTCGTCTACATGTTCTCCGGCCTGTGCGCGGCGATCGTCGGCATCGTCATCTCCTCGGAGCTGATGGCCGCGCATCCGGCAACGGGCGAAAGCTTCGAGCTCAATGCGATCGCTGCAGCTGTGCTCGGCGGAACTTCGATGTCAGGCGGGCGCGGCACGATCGGCGGCACGATCATCGGCGCCTTCGTGATCGGCATTCTTTCCGACGGTCTGGTCATGATGGGGGTTTCTTCCTTCTGGCAGATGGTCATCAAGGGGTTGGTCATCATCATCGCCGTCGTCGTCGATCAGGCGCAGCGTCGGCTGCAGCAGCGCGTGACCCTCATGCAGATGGCAAAGGCAGGTTGAAATGGCTGACGTGAAAGGTGCTTTGATCGGTTGCGGCTTCTTTGCGATCAACCAGATGCACGCGTGGAAGGATGTCGATGGTGCCGCGGTCGTGGCGATCTGCGACCGTGACCCGGAGCGGCTGAAGATCGTCGGCGAGCAGTTCGGCATCAATAGGCGCTATACGGATGCCGCAGCCATGTTTGCCGATGGCGGCTTCGATTTCGTTGATATCGCCACCACGGTACACAGCCACCGGGCGCTGGTGGAGATGGCGGCGAGCCATAAGATCCCCGCCATCTGCCAGAAACCCTTCGCCAAGACGCTTACCGATGCCAAGGCGATGGTCGAAGCCTGCCGGAAGGCAGGCATTCCACTGATGGTGCATGAGAATTTCCGCTGGCAGACGCCAATCCAGGCTGTCCGCCGGCTTCTCGACAACAAGGCGATCGGCACGCCCTTCTGGGGCCGCTTCTCGTTTCGGTCCGGGTATGACGTCTTTTCGGGCCAGCCCTATCTTGCCGAAGGCGAACGCTTCATCATCGAAGACCTCGGTATCCATACGCTCGATATCGCCCGCTTCATCCTCGGCGACGTCAAGACGCTGACGGCCCGCGCCAAACGCGTCAATCCAAAGATCAAGGGCGAGGATGTCGCGACGATCCTGCTCGACCATGAAAGCGGCGCGACGTCGGTCGTCGACGTCAGCTACGCGACCAGGCTTGGCACGGAGCCTTTCCCGGAAACGCTGATCGAGCTCGACGGCACCGACGGAACGATCCGTCTTTCTGTCGGCTACCGGCTCGAGGTCACCAACGCGGCCGGCACGGTCGTATCCGATACCTCGCCGCAGCTACTCTCCTGGGCAGCGCGTCCCTGGCACAATATTCAGGAAAGCGTCTATGCAATCCAGAAGCACTGGGTCGACCGGCTGAAGAACGGCGGTGAGCCGGCAACCTCAGGCGCCGACAACCTCAAGACCTTCGCCCTCGTTGAAGCGGCCTATGACAGTGCGGCATCAGGCAAGACAATCGACGTGGAGGCGATGCTGAAATGACGACGGACGCCTTCGCTCTCTATGGCACGCATGAGGCC
The window above is part of the Rhizobium sp. WYJ-E13 genome. Proteins encoded here:
- a CDS encoding Gfo/Idh/MocA family protein, with product MADVKGALIGCGFFAINQMHAWKDVDGAAVVAICDRDPERLKIVGEQFGINRRYTDAAAMFADGGFDFVDIATTVHSHRALVEMAASHKIPAICQKPFAKTLTDAKAMVEACRKAGIPLMVHENFRWQTPIQAVRRLLDNKAIGTPFWGRFSFRSGYDVFSGQPYLAEGERFIIEDLGIHTLDIARFILGDVKTLTARAKRVNPKIKGEDVATILLDHESGATSVVDVSYATRLGTEPFPETLIELDGTDGTIRLSVGYRLEVTNAAGTVVSDTSPQLLSWAARPWHNIQESVYAIQKHWVDRLKNGGEPATSGADNLKTFALVEAAYDSAASGKTIDVEAMLK
- a CDS encoding DUF2291 family protein produces the protein MLRIRGALIAALVAAALPGCKIIKTPTAEEKAAAAAKNAFDPNAKVEAMWQPQVVPYYEKRAGELKDVAALVASNPDQAGEKYGNPHKQASSPWTYAVKFTGKVVAADTASRAATLDVDADGDGKADAKVQIGPALRGTALRDTLDFVNFNEFKNQIEWAQFGKSFNEKANSAFLSAIPRDGLVGKTVTVTGAFPLPSGSDVPLVTPSALMVAP
- a CDS encoding D-ribose ABC transporter substrate-binding protein — its product is MKLTRRLTLAAFAGALSFGVAMPAFSADLIAIITPAHDNPFFKAEAVGAEAKAKELGYEALVMTHDDDANKQSEMIDTAIGRGAKAIILDNAGADASVAAVKKAKDAGIPSFLIDREINATGVAVAQIVSNNYQGAQLGAQEFVKLMGEKGNYVELVGKESDTNAGIRSQGYHDVIDDYPDLKSVAKQSANWSQTEAYAKMETILQANPDIKGVISGNDTMAMGAIAALQAAGRKDVIVVGFDGSNDVRDSIKSGGIKATVLQPAYAQAQMAVEQADAYIKNKTAPKEEKQLMDCVLINADNAGKLETFALAK
- a CDS encoding sugar ABC transporter ATP-binding protein, which translates into the protein MTITEAPKDDIILRLDDVSKVYSGIVAVKHANLELRRGAVNVLVGENGAGKSTLMKIIAGVERPTLGSIILEDETVSFTSPADAQAHGIGMIFQELNLFANMSVAENIFATRELTRGIIGIDHKEQVRKANEFLERLDAGIDAETMVEDLPIGQQQLVEIAKAMSLNARILIMDEPTSALSAAEVEILFKVIGELKAQGVAIVYISHRLEELMRIGDFITVLRDGQITGQAMVKDIDTRWIVRSMIGSDAKDFAKSVNHTVGKEMFRTENISLPRPTGGLAVDNISLSVKAGEILGIYGLMGAGRSEFFECVIGRHAHSTGKIFIDGEEVRARDTTRRIRRGLALIPEDRQREGLVQVLSIASNLTLASLARFTRLFHISAKAEKNAIVEAIRDLAIKAPNPDFEVTSMSGGNQQKVVIGKALMTNPKVLLMDEPSRGIDVGAKADVFRTMRRLAADGLAILFSTSDLEEVMALSDRIAVLSNGHLIAVFNRDDATEDAIIAASAKGHEHQGKLAS
- a CDS encoding phosphogluconate dehydrogenase C-terminal domain-containing protein, producing MTAIALFGAGGKMGYRLAKNLKGSRFDVRHVEVSDAGKARLKNDLGIDCTPADAALDGADVVILAVPDTAIGKVAVGIVNKLKPGTMVVALDAAAPFAGHLPDRADLTYFVTHPCHPPIFNDETEMQAKKDHFGGLFAKQHIVSALMQGPESAYSLGEEIAKVIWAPVMRSHRVTVEQMAMLEPGLSETVCASLLVVMRQAMDECIARGVPAEAARDFLLGHMNVLGAVIFKEVDGVFSDACNKAIEFGIPALMRDDWKKVFEPQEIADSIRRIT
- a CDS encoding ABC transporter permease; amino-acid sequence: MTAATASTSAPKSANGSFLLTLMKLRTFIALFAVIIFFSIFAPNFTSTANMILMSKHVALNAFLAMGMTFVIITGGIDLSVGSIVGLCGMVAGGLILYGVELPIGYTVYFNLVEIVLITLSIGLIIGLINGLLITKLNVAPFIATLGTLYVARGLALLSSDGQTFPNLVGRPEYATTGFDFFGAGRILGLPVSIWILIFLALVAAYVARSTPIGRHIFAVGGNERAARMSGIRVDLVKIFVYMFSGLCAAIVGIVISSELMAAHPATGESFELNAIAAAVLGGTSMSGGRGTIGGTIIGAFVIGILSDGLVMMGVSSFWQMVIKGLVIIIAVVVDQAQRRLQQRVTLMQMAKAG